A stretch of the Bradyrhizobium arachidis genome encodes the following:
- a CDS encoding S1/P1 nuclease: protein MAQRQTQVAVFKKTLADKTVSDDVRSYDLSWLLHLIGDLHQPLRATSRFTHAELNGDAGGNDVKIRCTKCGSARELHAFWDGLLGPTSAPPQDAIDAAADLRAADAGSTDENDWIQESFQIAKTSVYAPPIRGGDGPYKLTQAYQSREHRIANQRIALAGARIAAILNDAFK, encoded by the coding sequence ATCGCCCAACGGCAGACTCAAGTCGCTGTCTTCAAGAAGACGCTTGCGGACAAGACGGTATCGGACGACGTACGCTCATACGATCTTTCCTGGCTGCTGCATCTCATCGGTGACCTGCACCAACCGCTGCGCGCGACCTCCCGCTTCACGCACGCCGAGCTGAATGGCGACGCCGGCGGGAACGACGTGAAGATCAGGTGCACCAAATGTGGAAGCGCCAGAGAGCTCCATGCCTTCTGGGATGGGTTGTTAGGACCGACCAGCGCGCCACCACAGGATGCCATCGACGCCGCGGCGGATCTTCGTGCGGCCGATGCCGGATCGACGGACGAGAACGACTGGATTCAGGAGAGCTTCCAGATCGCCAAGACGTCAGTGTACGCGCCTCCGATCCGCGGCGGCGACGGCCCGTACAAACTCACCCAGGCTTATCAATCGAGGGAGCACAGGATCGCCAACCAGCGGATTGCGCTCGCCGGCGCCAGGATCGCGGCGATCCTGAACGATGCATTCAAGTGA
- a CDS encoding cytochrome-c peroxidase has product MMRKVSIATVLVLVSSHAIANDDLMMAAKQLFKPIPSAIPAVKDNPVTTEKAELGKMLFFDPRLSASGIISCNTCHNLGTGGVDAGPTSVGHGWQKGARRAPTVYNAVFNVAQFWDGRAPDLKAQAKGPVQASVEMNATPDHVTSTLNSMADYVAKFKQAFPRDTPPVTFDNFAKALEAFEATLTTPAAPFDQYLNGDANALNDQQKAGLRLFMDKGCASCHNAINIGGQDFFPFGVIKKPDIKLLPAADKGRFAVTTAPSDQYVFRVAPLRNVALRAPYFHSGQVWTLKEAVGIMSEVQLGAKLSETENNDIVAFLNSLSGCLPKIEYPILPTRTKETPPPSLSR; this is encoded by the coding sequence ATGATGCGCAAGGTGTCTATTGCTACCGTTCTAGTGCTCGTCTCATCCCATGCTATTGCGAACGACGATTTGATGATGGCAGCCAAACAACTTTTCAAACCGATCCCATCTGCTATCCCCGCGGTAAAAGACAATCCTGTCACGACTGAGAAAGCCGAGCTCGGCAAGATGCTGTTTTTCGACCCTCGGCTCTCGGCGAGCGGGATCATTAGCTGCAATACGTGCCATAATCTCGGCACCGGCGGCGTCGACGCTGGTCCGACATCCGTTGGTCACGGCTGGCAAAAGGGGGCGCGTCGGGCGCCAACCGTCTACAATGCAGTGTTCAATGTCGCGCAGTTCTGGGACGGACGCGCGCCGGATCTCAAGGCACAAGCCAAGGGACCCGTTCAGGCGAGCGTCGAAATGAATGCGACTCCGGATCACGTGACGAGCACGTTGAATTCGATGGCAGATTATGTCGCTAAGTTCAAGCAAGCGTTCCCGCGTGATACACCGCCGGTCACCTTCGACAATTTCGCGAAAGCACTCGAGGCGTTTGAAGCGACTCTCACGACGCCGGCGGCTCCGTTCGACCAGTACTTGAATGGCGATGCCAACGCTCTGAACGATCAGCAAAAGGCGGGATTGCGGCTGTTCATGGACAAAGGATGCGCCTCCTGCCATAACGCAATCAATATTGGGGGACAGGATTTTTTCCCGTTTGGTGTAATCAAAAAGCCTGATATCAAATTGCTTCCTGCGGCCGACAAGGGACGGTTCGCGGTCACCACGGCCCCCAGCGACCAATACGTATTCCGCGTCGCCCCCTTGCGCAATGTTGCCTTGCGGGCTCCCTACTTCCATTCGGGCCAGGTTTGGACTCTCAAGGAAGCCGTGGGAATCATGAGCGAAGTCCAGCTCGGCGCCAAGCTCAGCGAAACGGAGAACAATGATATTGTTGCGTTTCTTAATTCACTGAGCGGGTGCCTACCCAAGATCGAGTATCCGATACTGCCAACGCGCACAAAGGAGACGCCGCCACCTTCTTTGAGCAGATAG
- a CDS encoding lytic polysaccharide monooxygenase, whose product MRHLFRLWSSALFGGAASLFVVASAFAQGRLTEPASRVVLCAEHRNKDCPIDLQRASSMESGKFFPAKKGGLLDSTAPTDVQNAAPPEDGHIAGSSVRGDVPLLNEQTPTRWEKIALRSGAKQKFKWEYGAIHLTRRWNYFITRLGWNPSSPLTRSQFEVKPFCTVLNPGQPFWDPNANLIPQEPTEHMCDLPKRTGYHVILAVWEVASSPMAFYQIVDATFEERKASSASGSD is encoded by the coding sequence ATGAGGCATCTATTTCGACTTTGGTCCAGTGCGCTCTTCGGCGGCGCGGCATCGCTGTTCGTCGTTGCGAGCGCGTTCGCGCAAGGTCGCCTCACCGAGCCAGCCTCACGCGTCGTTCTATGTGCCGAACACCGGAACAAGGATTGTCCAATTGATTTGCAAAGGGCAAGCTCGATGGAGAGCGGCAAGTTCTTCCCGGCTAAGAAGGGAGGGCTTTTAGACTCGACCGCGCCGACCGATGTGCAGAATGCGGCGCCACCAGAGGACGGTCACATCGCCGGCAGCAGCGTGCGCGGTGATGTGCCCTTGCTCAATGAGCAGACGCCGACGCGCTGGGAGAAGATTGCGCTGCGCTCCGGCGCGAAGCAGAAGTTCAAGTGGGAATACGGCGCGATTCACCTGACGAGGCGTTGGAACTACTTCATCACACGGTTGGGCTGGAATCCGTCCTCGCCGCTCACGCGCTCGCAGTTCGAAGTGAAGCCATTCTGCACGGTTCTGAATCCCGGCCAGCCCTTTTGGGATCCGAATGCCAACCTTATTCCCCAGGAGCCCACCGAGCACATGTGCGACCTGCCAAAGCGCACGGGCTATCACGTTATTTTGGCGGTGTGGGAAGTCGCCAGTAGCCCGATGGCGTTCTATCAGATCGTCGACGCGACGTTCGAGGAACGAAAGGCGTCGAGCGCCAGTGGCTCCGACTGA
- a CDS encoding TetR/AcrR family transcriptional regulator, with product MDEKILSAARELFLARGLAGVSVEEIARLARASKGTIYARFSTKEALFAAIAMRNAEKVREGYESAVPSGDTLEERLTVLGSEILKHVLDADSVDFIRLAATEARRFPDLAKVERMMRERGAHHAATVLKDVTRSKQGRAYAAFAPERLTKTAQFFLDLVVAPLVMRAVFGEDPKRLRGQIRGHVAESVSFFLKACRSDETGR from the coding sequence GTGGACGAGAAAATCCTCAGCGCAGCGCGAGAGCTATTTCTCGCACGGGGGCTCGCCGGGGTTAGCGTCGAGGAGATTGCACGTCTTGCTCGCGCGAGCAAGGGAACAATCTATGCGCGTTTTTCAACCAAGGAGGCGCTGTTCGCTGCGATCGCGATGCGTAACGCTGAGAAGGTGCGGGAAGGATACGAAAGCGCGGTGCCCTCTGGCGACACGCTCGAGGAGCGGCTGACGGTTCTCGGGAGCGAGATACTCAAACACGTCTTGGACGCCGATAGTGTCGATTTCATCCGTCTCGCAGCTACCGAAGCGCGCCGTTTCCCTGATCTGGCCAAGGTTGAGCGAATGATGCGCGAGCGCGGCGCTCATCACGCGGCTACCGTCTTGAAGGACGTAACTCGGTCGAAGCAGGGCAGGGCGTACGCGGCCTTCGCTCCGGAACGCCTGACTAAAACGGCCCAGTTCTTCCTGGATCTCGTCGTCGCGCCGCTAGTGATGCGGGCTGTATTCGGCGAAGACCCCAAACGGCTCAGGGGGCAGATCCGTGGCCATGTGGCGGAGAGCGTTTCGTTCTTCCTCAAAGCCTGCCGCTCTGACGAGACCGGCCGATAG
- a CDS encoding efflux transporter outer membrane subunit, producing MLASCAVGPNFVAPEAPAVDRYTREPRLASTDSTKTRGGNSQSFSPGSDVSGVWWTLFRSRKLTAFVEEAVRNHPDIRSAEFALRAARESALAEEGTLFPQVSGSGSTAREQGPLYKLFNTSVSVSYALDLWGGTRRQIEALEAQADYQAFKLEATYLALTTNVITAAITDASLRDQISATEEIVKAETDQLARIQHQFDIGAVSKSDVLAQESTLAQAKATLPQLQKQLAQQRNQLMAYFGRLPSEDRGEHVMLAELRLPGQLPVSLPSDLIRQRPDIRQAEATLHQATATVGVGVANLLPQITLSGSHGASGTGKLFSPGTIAWDATSSITQKLIDGGALYHTKEADVALFEQDMAAYKSTVIAAFQNVADSLRAIQYDAATLKAQAGAERAASDSLSMSIEQFKTGAVPYANVITAQQSYLNARISRIKAQAARLADTAALFQAIGGGWWNRADQTAYASPRANPGYFAGPNRSTQEAVR from the coding sequence TTGCTCGCCTCTTGCGCGGTCGGACCGAACTTCGTTGCGCCCGAGGCACCGGCCGTCGATCGCTACACGCGGGAGCCTCGCCTGGCCTCGACGGACAGCACCAAAACGCGAGGGGGCAATTCGCAGTCGTTCTCCCCGGGAAGCGATGTCTCCGGCGTGTGGTGGACCCTCTTTCGTTCGAGGAAGCTCACGGCATTCGTCGAAGAAGCCGTTCGCAACCATCCCGATATTCGGTCCGCCGAATTCGCCCTGCGCGCCGCTCGGGAGTCCGCGCTCGCCGAAGAGGGCACCTTGTTTCCGCAAGTGAGCGGGTCGGGATCGACGGCACGCGAGCAGGGGCCGCTCTACAAGCTCTTCAACACGTCGGTCAGCGTCTCCTACGCACTCGATCTCTGGGGTGGCACGCGCCGGCAAATCGAGGCGCTCGAGGCGCAGGCCGACTACCAAGCGTTCAAGCTGGAGGCGACCTACCTGGCGCTGACCACGAATGTGATCACTGCGGCGATCACCGACGCCTCGCTGCGGGACCAGATCTCCGCGACCGAAGAGATCGTCAAGGCCGAGACGGATCAGCTGGCGCGCATCCAGCATCAGTTCGACATCGGCGCGGTCTCCAAGTCCGACGTGCTGGCGCAGGAATCGACGCTTGCGCAGGCCAAGGCGACGCTGCCGCAGCTCCAGAAGCAGTTGGCGCAGCAGCGCAATCAGTTGATGGCCTATTTCGGGCGGCTGCCGAGCGAAGATCGCGGCGAGCATGTCATGCTTGCCGAGCTGCGTTTGCCTGGACAGCTTCCAGTGTCGTTGCCGTCGGACCTCATTCGTCAGCGTCCGGATATCCGCCAGGCCGAGGCGACGCTGCATCAGGCGACCGCGACCGTCGGTGTCGGTGTCGCAAATCTTTTGCCGCAGATTACGCTGTCCGGCAGCCATGGTGCGAGCGGAACGGGCAAGCTGTTTTCGCCCGGAACAATCGCCTGGGACGCGACCTCCAGCATCACGCAGAAGCTGATCGACGGCGGCGCGCTCTATCACACCAAGGAGGCCGACGTGGCGCTGTTCGAGCAGGATATGGCGGCCTACAAGAGCACTGTGATTGCCGCGTTCCAGAACGTCGCAGATTCGCTGCGCGCGATCCAGTACGACGCCGCGACGCTAAAGGCCCAGGCCGGAGCGGAGAGGGCGGCATCCGACAGCCTTTCGATGTCGATCGAGCAGTTCAAGACCGGCGCAGTCCCTTACGCTAACGTCATCACCGCCCAGCAATCCTATCTCAACGCGCGGATATCGCGCATCAAGGCGCAGGCGGCGCGCTTGGCCGACACCGCGGCCCTGTTCCAGGCGATCGGCGGCGGCTGGTGGAACAGAGCCGACCAGACGGCCTATGCTTCGCCTCGCGCCAATCCCGGTTATTTCGCCGGCCCCAACCGTTCAACCCAGGAAGCAGTGCGATGA
- a CDS encoding efflux RND transporter periplasmic adaptor subunit, which produces MMKRMMIMLAVMAVLFGGLYGFQTFKDMMIRKAIGAMTNPPQTVSTVVAAMAAWRSTLSSVGTLRAVNGADLALQASGIVQNIQFSSADEVAEGQPLLQLVATDDVAKLQSLQATAENYAIVVKRDEEQIKFSAVSQAALDSDRANLKNARALVEQQRAIVEQKTLKAPFAGRLGIRAVDIGQFLSAGTTIVTLQSLDPIYVDFFLPQQALASIVVGQDVTATVDAFPSERFMGRISAINAKVDSGSRNIQVRATIGNNPARLLPGMFAKVEIDVGKPEDIVTIPLTSIVNNAYGDLVYLVDNLHDGQGAARQMFVKTRPAKGDRIAVIDGIKPGEIVVIAGQIKLRNGSPVRIDNSHVPLAEAAPTVVDQ; this is translated from the coding sequence ATGATGAAGCGCATGATGATCATGCTGGCCGTTATGGCCGTCCTGTTCGGCGGCCTCTACGGCTTCCAGACCTTCAAGGACATGATGATCCGGAAGGCGATCGGCGCCATGACGAACCCACCGCAGACCGTCTCCACCGTGGTTGCTGCGATGGCGGCCTGGCGCTCCACCCTTTCCTCGGTTGGTACGCTGCGCGCCGTCAATGGCGCCGATCTCGCGCTGCAGGCTTCCGGGATCGTGCAGAATATTCAGTTCAGCTCCGCAGACGAAGTGGCGGAAGGCCAGCCGCTGCTTCAGCTCGTCGCGACCGACGACGTTGCCAAATTGCAGTCGCTGCAAGCGACCGCCGAGAACTACGCGATTGTGGTCAAGCGCGACGAGGAGCAGATCAAGTTCAGCGCCGTCAGTCAGGCCGCACTCGATAGCGACAGGGCCAATCTGAAAAATGCCAGAGCCCTGGTCGAGCAGCAGAGGGCTATCGTCGAGCAGAAGACGCTCAAGGCGCCGTTCGCCGGGCGGCTCGGGATTCGCGCCGTCGATATCGGCCAGTTTTTGAGCGCAGGCACGACCATCGTCACCTTGCAGAGCCTCGATCCGATCTACGTCGATTTCTTTCTGCCGCAACAGGCGCTGGCTTCGATCGTCGTCGGCCAGGACGTCACCGCGACGGTGGACGCCTTTCCAAGCGAGCGCTTCATGGGCCGGATCTCGGCGATCAACGCTAAGGTCGATAGCGGCAGCCGCAACATCCAGGTCCGGGCCACGATCGGGAACAATCCGGCGCGACTCCTCCCCGGCATGTTCGCAAAGGTGGAGATCGACGTCGGCAAGCCCGAAGACATCGTCACCATTCCGCTCACCTCGATCGTCAACAACGCCTATGGCGACCTCGTCTACCTCGTTGACAATCTGCACGACGGGCAGGGCGCCGCGCGGCAGATGTTCGTTAAGACCAGACCGGCGAAGGGCGACCGCATCGCCGTGATCGACGGCATCAAACCCGGCGAGATCGTGGTGATCGCGGGCCAGATCAAGCTGCGCAATGGTAGCCCGGTTAGAATCGACAATTCCCACGTACCGCTCGCCGAGGCGGCACCGACCGTGGTCGACCAGTGA
- a CDS encoding efflux RND transporter permease subunit, with the protein MRFTDIFIRRPVLALVVSALILVFGLRSMTSLSILQYPRTQNAIVTVTTAYAGADSDIITGFITTPLENAIAQANGIDYMNSSSTTGISTITVNLRLNYDSGKAMTEINAKVNSVLNQLPTGTQQPTLTLKVGQTIDAMYIGFASQVLAPNQITDYLTRVVQPKLQAVPGVQTAELIGGKKFALRAWLDADRLGAYGLTASDVSTAMSGNDYIAGLGSTRGRLVQVDLSATTNLHSLEQYRNLVIKHVNGAIVRLKDVANVTLGNDDYDSSAKFNGRTAVYLGIQVAPSANLLEVIKGVKRVLPDMNANLPNGITSEILYDSTEFVNSSIDEVVHSLVEAVVIVTFVVFIFLGSWRSVSIPVIAIPLSLIGTFGLMLLMGFSINLLTLLALVLAIGLVVDDAIIVVESVHRLIDQGVSPVEAAIQSARALGSPIIAMTVVLIAVYVPVGFQGGLTGALFTEFAFTLAGAVTVSAVVALTLSPMNCAWLLRRTEPGGANWEARLVRRIDHALEWLTAAYRRRLESIFDTKAVVVVFALLLLAGIPWLYANSKSELAPDEDQGVILTMTNSAPSATPEQRQFYAQQLYNLVSKRPETGIVFQIDTPSQAIAGLVLKPWDKRNVATGTLQPEFQDLLNSIAGTRSVAFQPPPLPGSNGLPIQFVIGTTGSFNELDEVAQNFMAEARKTGQFIFLDSDLKIDKPKSTVVFDRDKAGDLGLKMSDLGGALATMLGGNYVEYFSLDGRSYKVIAQVRQNDRLTTEQLLSYQIRTGNNTMVPLATVAHLDNKAVPQALNHFQQINAATISGVAMPGVAMGDALATLKALAKSLPAGYSTDFAGASRQLELESGGFVTMFMFALIIIYLSLAALFNSFVDPVIILISVPMSLAGALIFISIGIGGASINIYTQVGLVTLMGLVSKHGILMVEVANELRAEGRSRTGAIIEAATIRLRPILMTTAAMVLGVLPLVTASGAGAVSRYNMGLVIATGLSIGTLFTLFVVPVAYALIAHRGREGAAETSN; encoded by the coding sequence ATGCGCTTTACGGACATCTTCATCCGTCGCCCAGTGCTAGCCCTTGTGGTGAGCGCGCTGATCCTGGTTTTCGGACTGCGGTCGATGACCTCGTTGTCGATCCTGCAATATCCCCGTACTCAGAACGCGATCGTTACGGTGACCACAGCCTATGCCGGCGCCGATTCCGACATCATCACCGGCTTCATCACCACGCCGCTGGAGAACGCGATCGCACAGGCGAACGGTATCGATTACATGAATTCCAGCAGCACCACCGGTATCAGCACCATCACGGTGAACCTGCGGCTGAACTACGACTCCGGCAAGGCGATGACGGAGATCAACGCGAAGGTCAATTCCGTGCTCAATCAGCTTCCGACTGGCACCCAGCAGCCGACGCTGACACTGAAGGTGGGCCAGACCATCGATGCGATGTACATCGGGTTTGCGAGCCAGGTGCTCGCTCCCAACCAGATCACCGACTATCTGACCCGCGTGGTGCAGCCCAAGCTGCAGGCTGTGCCGGGCGTCCAGACTGCCGAGTTGATCGGCGGCAAGAAGTTCGCCCTGCGTGCCTGGCTCGATGCCGATAGGCTCGGCGCCTATGGGCTGACGGCGAGCGACGTCTCCACCGCAATGTCCGGCAACGACTATATCGCCGGTCTCGGTTCGACCCGGGGACGGCTCGTCCAGGTTGATCTCTCGGCCACGACCAATCTTCATTCGCTCGAGCAGTACCGCAACCTCGTCATCAAGCACGTGAACGGCGCGATTGTCCGCCTCAAGGACGTGGCGAATGTGACGCTGGGCAACGACGATTATGACAGCTCGGCCAAGTTCAACGGCCGGACGGCGGTCTACCTCGGCATCCAGGTGGCGCCGAGCGCGAACCTGCTCGAGGTCATTAAGGGGGTGAAGAGAGTCCTTCCCGATATGAACGCGAACCTGCCGAACGGTATCACGAGCGAGATCCTCTACGACTCGACGGAGTTTGTGAACAGTTCGATCGACGAGGTCGTCCATTCGCTGGTCGAAGCAGTTGTCATCGTCACCTTCGTCGTCTTCATCTTCCTCGGCTCGTGGCGGTCGGTGTCGATCCCGGTGATCGCAATCCCCTTGTCCCTGATCGGCACCTTCGGACTAATGCTGCTGATGGGATTTTCGATCAATCTCTTGACGCTGTTGGCCCTTGTGCTCGCGATCGGCCTCGTCGTGGATGATGCCATCATTGTCGTCGAGAGCGTGCATCGCCTGATCGATCAGGGCGTTTCGCCCGTCGAGGCGGCGATCCAATCGGCCCGCGCCCTCGGCAGCCCCATCATCGCAATGACGGTGGTTCTGATCGCAGTGTACGTTCCGGTCGGCTTCCAGGGCGGTCTTACGGGCGCTCTGTTCACGGAATTCGCCTTCACGCTGGCCGGGGCGGTCACCGTGTCGGCGGTCGTCGCGCTGACACTATCACCCATGAACTGTGCCTGGCTGCTGCGACGGACAGAGCCGGGTGGTGCGAACTGGGAGGCGCGCCTGGTTCGCAGGATCGATCACGCGCTCGAGTGGCTGACCGCCGCCTACCGCCGGCGCCTCGAATCCATTTTTGACACCAAGGCCGTCGTGGTGGTGTTTGCGCTGCTGCTGCTCGCCGGCATTCCGTGGCTCTATGCGAACTCGAAGAGCGAACTTGCGCCCGACGAGGATCAAGGTGTGATCCTTACGATGACAAATTCGGCGCCCTCAGCCACGCCTGAGCAGCGCCAGTTCTACGCGCAACAGCTTTACAATCTCGTCTCAAAGCGCCCTGAAACCGGGATCGTATTCCAGATCGACACGCCCTCGCAGGCGATCGCCGGTTTGGTGCTCAAGCCATGGGACAAGCGTAATGTGGCCACCGGCACGCTTCAGCCTGAATTCCAGGACCTGCTCAACAGTATCGCGGGCACCCGGTCGGTAGCCTTTCAACCGCCGCCACTGCCGGGCAGCAACGGCCTGCCGATCCAGTTCGTCATTGGCACGACGGGCTCGTTCAACGAGCTCGACGAGGTCGCCCAGAACTTCATGGCGGAGGCGCGCAAGACTGGGCAGTTCATCTTCCTCGACAGCGACCTCAAGATTGACAAGCCGAAGAGCACCGTCGTGTTCGACCGCGACAAGGCCGGCGATCTCGGGCTGAAGATGAGCGATCTCGGCGGCGCGCTGGCGACCATGCTGGGCGGCAATTACGTCGAGTATTTCAGCCTGGACGGCCGCTCCTACAAGGTGATCGCGCAGGTCCGGCAGAACGACCGCCTCACCACCGAGCAACTGCTGAGCTACCAGATCCGCACCGGCAACAACACGATGGTGCCGCTCGCGACAGTTGCCCACCTTGACAATAAGGCCGTTCCGCAGGCGCTCAACCATTTCCAGCAGATCAACGCTGCGACAATTTCTGGGGTTGCGATGCCGGGCGTCGCAATGGGCGATGCGCTCGCGACCTTGAAGGCTCTGGCAAAGTCCCTTCCGGCGGGCTACTCGACCGACTTCGCAGGCGCCTCCCGTCAGCTCGAGCTGGAATCGGGCGGCTTCGTCACCATGTTCATGTTCGCGTTGATCATCATCTATCTTTCGCTTGCCGCGCTCTTCAACAGCTTCGTGGACCCCGTCATCATCCTGATATCGGTACCGATGTCGCTCGCCGGCGCGCTGATTTTCATCAGTATTGGAATCGGCGGCGCTAGCATCAACATCTACACTCAGGTCGGGCTCGTCACCCTGATGGGGCTCGTCAGCAAGCACGGGATCTTGATGGTTGAGGTGGCCAACGAGTTGCGCGCCGAGGGGAGGAGCCGCACGGGGGCCATTATCGAGGCGGCCACCATCCGGCTGCGGCCCATCCTGATGACGACAGCGGCCATGGTGCTGGGCGTGCTGCCGCTGGTCACGGCGAGCGGCGCCGGCGCGGTGTCCCGTTACAATATGGGCCTTGTGATCGCCACAGGCCTCTCGATCGGAACGCTCTTCACCCTGTTCGTGGTGCCGGTCGCCTACGCGCTAATTGCCCATCGTGGGCGGGAGGGCGCCGCAGAGACTTCGAATTGA